The window CGTCGTATTGGTGCTTGTTACTATTTCTGGTTTGGTTGAAGTAAAGAACCTTTCATTTGTTCCAGCAAGCTGATTTAATAAGTTGGTTTGTGCAGTTAGATTGTCATTTTCAGGAATAGTAATATCATAGAGTGCCTTATTCGTTAGTATGCCTAATCCAGCTGCGTAATCATTTTGGTACAATTGATATTCTTTGTTATTGAAAACTTCATTAAAACCAAATTTTGTTAATTCATTAGCAGTTTGGTTATATTTAATACCTAATAGGCTATCCATAATCAAGGTATTATTAGCATAACGAATATTTAAGTTTGTGCCACGAGAGCGAAAACCTAATTTATGTAACAGACTGCTAGAATGACGATTACGAATTGAGTTAAACATGCTAACGCCATTATAATTGAATTTAAAACTATCATTTGAAGAGATAGGACTAATAGCTTCCATTCTGAAAAATTCGTCGTTAGAACGTTTTTTAGCTTGATCGACCACATCTTGGAATTCATCATATGTTTTATTTAACAGACTTCTTGAAGGGTAATTCCAGTCATTTCGAATACTAGTAATTAATAACGTCGTATTGGTAGTGACTTCCAAAGCTAAAAAGGCACAAAGTAATAATGTTAATGTTTTTTGATAATTGAAACGTAACCAATTAAAAGAATTGGCTTTTGAATAAACAATTAACAATATTAAATAAACGCTGATCATAATCAAAGTTAACAAGAAATTCCAATTGGTTAGAAAGTCGTATTTAAATTTATCGGGTAAACAATAGGTAATGCCAAAGATTAATAACCAGCCCATTAAGATCATTTGTAAAGTAAATAAATCATCTTTGGTTAGTTTTTCAAGGGCATAACCAGCTAAAACAATGACCAACACTGAAAATAAGAAACTGTATCTAAATAAAAACATGTTTGGTGCATGGAAACCATGCCAAAACAAATTTAACGGTTCAATATAAAAACTTGCAATAATTACGGTGAATAGGCCAGCAAATAGTATTTTATGTTTAGCTGAGAATTTTTTTGATACAAAATAAAAGGTACACAAGAATAGTGGAATTAGCCCAATATAAATGAATGGAATAGAGCCATATTTGGTTGTATCAAATGAACCAATCATATTCTTTGCTGGAATATCAAGCCACGAGGTAGCTGCCGTTTTTAGATGTTTGATTTCAGTTAAAGCTTCGCCATTTTCTCTTAAATCAAAAATAGTTGGCAATATAATGATCATCGAACTTAGTCCAGCTAAAATTGACGTGATGAAATAAGGTAGAATGGCTTGTTTATTGTGACGCCAATCGATGGAAACACGAATAAAAAAGTATAAAAATGAAAAAACACCGACCATAAAGCCAAAATAAAAATTACTCATGAATAAAAGTAAATAAGAAACAAATAATAAAATAGGTTTCTTTTGCTCAATGACGCGATGAATACCTAATAAAATCAAGGGAATCCAGACAAAAGTATCTAACCACATAATTAATTCAGAATGTGCAACAGCAAAGCCCATTAAGGCATAACTAATAGCTAACAGGACATGATAGAGTGGTTTAATACGGTACGTTTGACGTGCAAAAATCCAAAAACTCAGACCAGCACATCCAAACTTCAATAAGGTCAGCACATACATCGCGTCAGGAATCATTTTAAGTGGAAATAATAATACAAGTGGTGTGAAAATTCCTCCTAAATAATAAGAGATAAGAGATAAATAATTAAGTCCCAGTGACGCATTCCAAGAATAGAAGATGCTTTGCTTGCCTAATAGCATGTTTCTGAAATTAGCATGGAAATTTGAAAACTGTGAAAAAGCATCACTCGCTAATAAGGTTAATTTACTTCCTGGATAAATGGGAACCGTTAAATAGGCAAGAGCTAAAATAATCATGGGGATTAAAAAGGCACTTAGCCAATATTTTTTTTCTGTTTTAATGATGGTTTTAAACGTTGAGGCCATAACAAACTCCTTTACTTTTTTCTATGTCATGATTTTACCATAAACTTAGTTTAATAACTGTTTTCATGACGTGAATAGTGGTGAAAATGATGTAAATATAAGAATGAAACGTGTGATAATCAGGAGGAGCCAAATATTATTTTTTCATTAAAAAACCAACCACACATAGGTAGTTGGTATATATTTCACTAATGCGAAGCAACTTCTTCTAAATATATTGTGACTAATTCATCACGATGCGTCATATATGTTTCACGATGGTCCTGTGGATGGACACGGTTAGATAGAAACACAAAGCTACGTTTTTCATTTAAATCAATTAAAATAAAGGTTCCTGTATAACCTGTATGAAAGAGTATAGGATGCTGCTTATTTGGATGCCACTTTAAATCCCAACCAAGAGAACGGTGTTTATCGGCGTTAGGAGACCACGTTTGATTTAATGATTGGATGGTTTCCTTGGTTAAAAATTTTGTTTCACCTATTTGACCATCATTCATCATCATATAGCAAAAACGATTTAAATCGTTAATGTCACTAAATAACCCTGCACTTCCACAATGCTCTTTTAAGACGGCAGCTTTTGTATCATGAACAATGCCATACAATGGTTGCTCACTTTGAATAAGATTATTTGTAGGTGCACATTCATCTTTTGGTGGAAAAAAGGTACTGCGAGAAAGTTCTAGAGGTTCAATTATTTGTTTTTGAATGATTACTTGAATAGGTTCTTGAAGTAATTGTTCTATTGCAAAGCCTAATAAAATAGTGCCAGTATCAGTGTAAACTACGTTTTTTCCTTTAGACGCATGATCGACGTTTAAATGGTTGAACGCTTCAATTAATTCAGTTTGGGACAATTGATCACGATTGGGAATAAAACCGTTTATAGCAGAAGTATGCGTTAGAAGTTCTAAAATCGTCACCGAATCATCTTCAAAAGTTGGTAAATAATGTTTAATCGACTGATCAAGCTTCATTTTTTTTTCTTCTAAAAGTTTTAATACAACACTGTTAGTCCCAACAACTTTAGTTAATGATGCAACGTCAAATAGTGTTTGTTCAGTCATCGGTTCAATGGATGGTAGGATTTGCTTATTGCCTTTTGTAAAAGTTGCTTCACTATTTAGTGACTTAAAACTATACACCGCACCAGGAATAATCTGTTGTTCAATCATTTGGTTGATTTTCTTTTGTGTTTTAGGAAACATGACGTTCTTCCTTTCTATCTGAAAAATAAGTGATTATAGTAAGTATAGCATGAATAAGGTGATAGATAATGATTGCATATCTGCTTATCTTCTAGTAAATTGGTACTGTTAGTGATAAAGATGGGAGATGTATAGTAATGTCGTTAAATATTAAAACAATAGTCAAAAATTTGCTGTTAATCACATTAGGAACGTTGATTTTTTCAATAGCTGTAAACTCAGTTGCCATCCCGAATGAGTTGGGTGAAGGTGGTGTGACGGGAATCACGTTGATTCTTTATTATTTAAAGCAAATTCCAACGGCTTTTACCAATATCTTTTTTAATACTATTTTATTAGTTGCAGGATGGAAGTTGTTAGACCGTAGCACGATTTATTATACTATCTATGCTGTATTTTTGATGTCGGTTTTTTTAAAGTTAACAGAAGGCTTTCAGTATTACGCCTCTGAAGGAGCAACCGCTGCTATTTTAGCAGGTATCTTGATGGGTGTGGGGATTGGACTTGTCATGAAAGGTGAAGGAACAACAGCAGGAAGTGTCATCTTAGCTAAAATGATTCATAAGTATACCGGTTGGAGAGTAAGTTATGTCTTACTTCTATTAGATATGGTGGTTGTATTTGCCTCTTATAAAGTAATTGGTCTAGA is drawn from Vagococcus xieshaowenii and contains these coding sequences:
- a CDS encoding serine hydrolase domain-containing protein, which encodes MFPKTQKKINQMIEQQIIPGAVYSFKSLNSEATFTKGNKQILPSIEPMTEQTLFDVASLTKVVGTNSVVLKLLEEKKMKLDQSIKHYLPTFEDDSVTILELLTHTSAINGFIPNRDQLSQTELIEAFNHLNVDHASKGKNVVYTDTGTILLGFAIEQLLQEPIQVIIQKQIIEPLELSRSTFFPPKDECAPTNNLIQSEQPLYGIVHDTKAAVLKEHCGSAGLFSDINDLNRFCYMMMNDGQIGETKFLTKETIQSLNQTWSPNADKHRSLGWDLKWHPNKQHPILFHTGYTGTFILIDLNEKRSFVFLSNRVHPQDHRETYMTHRDELVTIYLEEVASH
- a CDS encoding YfhO family protein, whose product is MASTFKTIIKTEKKYWLSAFLIPMIILALAYLTVPIYPGSKLTLLASDAFSQFSNFHANFRNMLLGKQSIFYSWNASLGLNYLSLISYYLGGIFTPLVLLFPLKMIPDAMYVLTLLKFGCAGLSFWIFARQTYRIKPLYHVLLAISYALMGFAVAHSELIMWLDTFVWIPLILLGIHRVIEQKKPILLFVSYLLLFMSNFYFGFMVGVFSFLYFFIRVSIDWRHNKQAILPYFITSILAGLSSMIIILPTIFDLRENGEALTEIKHLKTAATSWLDIPAKNMIGSFDTTKYGSIPFIYIGLIPLFLCTFYFVSKKFSAKHKILFAGLFTVIIASFYIEPLNLFWHGFHAPNMFLFRYSFLFSVLVIVLAGYALEKLTKDDLFTLQMILMGWLLIFGITYCLPDKFKYDFLTNWNFLLTLIMISVYLILLIVYSKANSFNWLRFNYQKTLTLLLCAFLALEVTTNTTLLITSIRNDWNYPSRSLLNKTYDEFQDVVDQAKKRSNDEFFRMEAISPISSNDSFKFNYNGVSMFNSIRNRHSSSLLHKLGFRSRGTNLNIRYANNTLIMDSLLGIKYNQTANELTKFGFNEVFNNKEYQLYQNDYAAGLGILTNKALYDITIPENDNLTAQTNLLNQLAGTNERFFTSTKPEIVTSTNTTIHYNESNHMTLTEQQGNIGKKITWKVAIPAGKQAYMSIFPTNFGELSSSTAELTINGRKTKTQLSVNGQYYDLGYYNADTTLEFSVEFYGTRELTIMNPPVILLDIPAYQLAMTQVNDQSVNMDVNGRHVIATANVVDENKNILFTTIPFDKGWQAKVNGKTVEIKDFEDGFITLPLAMGENTIEMTYLPQGFLIGVGLFISCSILFAGYVYYLKKKEQTYE
- a CDS encoding YitT family protein gives rise to the protein MSLNIKTIVKNLLLITLGTLIFSIAVNSVAIPNELGEGGVTGITLILYYLKQIPTAFTNIFFNTILLVAGWKLLDRSTIYYTIYAVFLMSVFLKLTEGFQYYASEGATAAILAGILMGVGIGLVMKGEGTTAGSVILAKMIHKYTGWRVSYVLLLLDMVVVFASYKVIGLEKIILTLLSLYISTKVLDFMLEGTNAKKTVMVISDHYDEIAKAISTEINRGVTMMDGVGYYKQTPKKILYVVISRDQLVPIQKLIATIDPLAFVTINDVQNVIGEGFSRESLPE